One region of Hoeflea sp. 108 genomic DNA includes:
- a CDS encoding response regulator transcription factor, which translates to MESNEKTANPAALGDDAPHLLVVDDDTRIRNLLKQYLSENGFRVTVAGNADEARRKLKGLDFDLLILDVMMPGETGVELTKSLREDKEVPILMLTALSETDSRITGLEAGADDYLPKPFDPRELILRINNILRRGGPAATPKVEQLVFGPYTFQIARRELKRGGEALKLTDREQEILAIFAARAGETIPRHELVTGDSEVGERTIDVQINRLRRKIERDPANPVWLQTVRGIGYRLSVE; encoded by the coding sequence ATGGAGAGTAACGAAAAGACGGCAAATCCGGCGGCCCTGGGTGACGATGCTCCGCATCTGCTCGTCGTCGACGACGACACCCGCATCCGCAACCTTCTGAAGCAGTATCTCAGCGAGAACGGCTTTCGTGTCACCGTGGCCGGCAATGCCGACGAAGCCCGGCGCAAGCTCAAGGGGCTCGATTTCGACCTGCTCATCCTCGACGTGATGATGCCGGGCGAGACCGGCGTCGAGCTGACCAAGTCGCTGCGCGAGGACAAGGAAGTGCCGATCCTGATGCTGACGGCGCTGTCGGAGACCGACAGCCGCATCACCGGGCTCGAAGCCGGCGCCGACGACTACCTGCCCAAGCCCTTCGACCCGCGCGAGCTGATCCTGCGCATCAACAACATCCTGCGCCGCGGCGGCCCGGCGGCCACGCCCAAGGTCGAGCAGCTGGTGTTCGGCCCCTACACCTTCCAGATCGCTCGCCGCGAACTGAAGCGTGGCGGCGAAGCGCTGAAGCTCACCGACCGCGAGCAGGAAATCCTGGCCATCTTCGCCGCCCGCGCCGGCGAGACCATCCCGCGCCATGAGCTGGTGACGGGGGACTCCGAAGTTGGCGAGCGCACCATCGACGTCCAGATCAACCGCCTCCGCCGCAAGATCGAGCGCGATCCCGCCAATCCCGTCTGGTTGCAGACGGTGCGCGGAATTGGCTATCGGCTGAGCGTGGAATAG
- a CDS encoding branched-chain amino acid aminotransferase: MASVPFDQLDGFIWMNGEFVQWADAKIHVLTHGLHYASAVFEGERAYGGEIFKLTEHTERLHESARLLGFTVPYSVEVIDDACRELLKKQGFKDAYVRPIAWRGSEEMGVAAHKNRINVAVAIWQWPSYFDPAQKLKGIRLDIAEWRRPDPRTAPSKSKAAGLYMICTLSKHAAEAKGYADAMMLDWRGQVAEATGANIFFVKDGKVHTPKADCFLDGITRRTVIGLAKDRGLEVVERVIMPEELEGFEQCFLTGTAAEVTPVSEVGPYRFEVGEIAKTLMNDYSAAVQPKHAIAAE, from the coding sequence ATGGCATCCGTTCCTTTCGACCAGCTCGATGGATTTATCTGGATGAACGGCGAGTTCGTCCAATGGGCCGACGCCAAGATTCACGTACTAACCCATGGTCTGCACTATGCAAGCGCGGTGTTCGAGGGCGAGCGCGCCTATGGCGGCGAGATCTTCAAGCTGACCGAGCACACCGAGCGCCTGCATGAGTCCGCCCGCCTGCTCGGCTTCACCGTTCCCTACTCGGTCGAGGTGATCGACGATGCGTGCCGCGAACTGCTGAAGAAGCAGGGCTTCAAGGACGCCTATGTGCGCCCGATCGCCTGGCGCGGCAGCGAGGAAATGGGTGTCGCCGCCCACAAGAACCGCATCAATGTCGCCGTCGCCATCTGGCAGTGGCCGAGCTATTTCGATCCGGCGCAGAAGCTGAAGGGCATCCGCTTGGACATCGCCGAATGGCGCCGTCCCGACCCGCGCACGGCACCTTCGAAGTCCAAGGCTGCAGGCCTCTACATGATCTGCACGCTGTCCAAGCATGCGGCCGAGGCCAAGGGTTATGCCGATGCGATGATGCTCGACTGGCGCGGCCAGGTGGCCGAGGCGACCGGCGCCAACATCTTCTTCGTCAAGGACGGCAAGGTGCATACGCCGAAGGCAGACTGCTTCCTCGACGGCATCACCCGCCGCACGGTCATCGGCCTTGCCAAGGATCGTGGCCTCGAGGTTGTCGAGCGGGTGATCATGCCCGAGGAACTGGAAGGTTTCGAGCAGTGCTTCCTGACCGGCACGGCGGCCGAAGTGACGCCTGTTTCCGAGGTCGGCCCGTACCGATTCGAGGTCGGCGAAATCGCCAAGACGCTGATGAACGACTATTCGGCCGCGGTGCAGCCCAAGCATGCGATCGCTGCTGAATAA
- a CDS encoding MarR family winged helix-turn-helix transcriptional regulator — MAQRSGAAAHPIRTAVTADEGIDFSIIELMYFAYRDFTSDPDQILSEYGFGRAHHRVLHFVNRMPGLTVAELLDVLKITKQSLARVLKQLIDAGYIVQVQGPRDRRQRELYPTPKGRTLTLALARPQSRRIHAALEGAGETERAWIEKFLKAMVNPELRAQIDHLPGNTPGKDHGE, encoded by the coding sequence ATGGCCCAACGAAGCGGCGCCGCCGCACATCCGATCCGTACCGCCGTGACGGCAGACGAAGGCATCGACTTCTCGATCATCGAGCTGATGTATTTCGCCTATCGCGACTTCACTTCGGACCCCGACCAGATTCTTTCGGAATACGGTTTCGGCCGTGCGCATCACCGCGTGCTGCACTTCGTCAACCGCATGCCCGGCCTGACGGTCGCCGAGCTGCTCGACGTGTTGAAGATCACCAAGCAGAGCCTTGCGCGCGTCCTCAAGCAGCTGATCGACGCCGGCTACATCGTCCAGGTCCAGGGCCCGCGCGACCGTCGCCAGCGCGAGCTCTATCCCACCCCCAAGGGCCGCACCCTGACGCTGGCGCTGGCTCGGCCACAGTCACGCCGCATCCATGCGGCACTGGAGGGCGCAGGTGAGACCGAGCGTGCCTGGATCGAGAAGTTCCTCAAGGCCATGGTCAATCCCGAACTGAGGGCGCAGATTGACCATCTGCCCGGAAACACACCTGGGAAGGACCATGGAGAGTAA